From Butyricimonas paravirosa, one genomic window encodes:
- a CDS encoding YitT family protein — MKVTKEKLMSEIRAYLLITFGLLIYTFAVTAFLAPHRMVGGGVTGISTIIYFLSGEVIPIGYSYFVINFLLVAIAIKILGPRFGFKTIYAIFMSSFLLSLFQNLIHEPLLEDKFMCAVISGIMCGAGIGISLVNGGSTAGTDIVAMIINKYRNISPGKIIMYIDVFIIGCSYFIGEDTAIDPTAKIATIIYGYVVMGVNSYTIDLVFTGQMQSVQFLIFSQKYEDVANSITRDLRRGVTVVDCQGWYTGEARKMLIVVARKSEMQNIMRVTKMADPDAFLTMNTVMGVYGRGFDTLKI; from the coding sequence ATGAAAGTTACAAAGGAGAAGTTGATGAGTGAAATCCGGGCGTATCTGTTGATCACGTTCGGTTTGTTGATATACACGTTTGCCGTGACGGCATTTTTGGCTCCGCATCGTATGGTCGGTGGTGGAGTGACCGGTATTTCAACAATTATTTATTTCCTTTCCGGAGAGGTGATTCCGATCGGGTATAGCTATTTCGTGATCAACTTTTTGTTGGTGGCGATTGCTATCAAGATTCTGGGACCTCGTTTCGGTTTTAAGACCATTTACGCTATTTTCATGAGTTCTTTCCTGTTGAGTTTGTTTCAGAACCTGATACACGAACCTCTGCTGGAAGATAAATTCATGTGTGCTGTGATTTCCGGTATCATGTGTGGTGCGGGTATCGGTATTTCTCTGGTGAACGGGGGAAGTACTGCCGGTACGGATATTGTCGCCATGATTATCAACAAGTACCGGAATATCAGTCCGGGTAAAATTATCATGTACATCGATGTGTTTATCATCGGATGTAGTTACTTTATCGGGGAGGATACTGCGATAGATCCCACGGCAAAAATAGCCACTATTATCTATGGTTACGTGGTGATGGGGGTCAACTCCTACACGATTGATTTGGTATTTACGGGACAGATGCAATCGGTACAATTCCTTATATTTTCTCAAAAATACGAGGATGTGGCGAATTCCATTACCCGTGATTTGCGACGCGGCGTTACCGTGGTGGATTGTCAGGGATGGTACACCGGGGAGGCGCGTAAGATGTTGATCGTGGTTGCCCGTAAGAGCGAGATGCAAAATATTATGCGTGTAACGAAGATGGCAGATCCGGATGCGTTCTTGACGATGAACACCGTTATGGGGGTTTATGGTCGGGGATTCGATACGTTGAAAATCTGA
- a CDS encoding LPD29 domain-containing protein, whose product MGYFQNINSLAELKKSYRVLALQNHPDKGGSTETMQQINLEFERLYAKWKDDTTVSAAASGYENDYAGASANEYTEYVYNEYRWKGRNYNGQMRGEIVEIIRKWLKETYPRYKFSVTQNGYRSINIYLVKADFEAFTKESGLIYKDINHYHIGTDRTITERAREVMLNVCDFTMSYNYDNSDIMTDYFDTNFYLTLGIGRYDKPYQTELPKLQTKDKLPEVFKHPEGAAHKAIRQALGKARFDFIQSRANAGKLILGEDTYGSKGEHYFWPKQYSSAKTAQKRIDKLTEAGMRCRMTGYNGGCIEFLGYTPETEARLEQERQEYIVAHRQWKAKQQPLAV is encoded by the coding sequence ATGGGATACTTTCAGAATATAAACAGCCTTGCGGAACTGAAGAAGAGTTACCGCGTACTGGCATTGCAGAACCATCCCGACAAGGGTGGCAGTACGGAAACCATGCAGCAGATCAATCTCGAATTTGAAAGATTGTACGCCAAATGGAAGGATGACACGACCGTATCGGCCGCTGCATCCGGTTATGAAAACGACTATGCCGGCGCATCAGCCAACGAGTACACGGAATACGTCTATAACGAATACCGTTGGAAAGGCAGGAACTACAACGGACAGATGCGCGGGGAAATCGTGGAGATTATCCGCAAATGGCTCAAGGAGACCTATCCGCGGTATAAATTCTCCGTCACACAGAACGGTTACCGTTCCATCAACATCTATCTGGTCAAAGCGGATTTCGAGGCCTTCACGAAAGAGTCCGGTCTTATCTATAAAGATATCAACCATTATCACATTGGAACAGACCGGACCATTACGGAACGGGCACGCGAGGTCATGCTCAACGTCTGTGATTTTACCATGTCGTACAACTACGACAACAGCGACATCATGACCGACTACTTCGATACAAATTTCTATCTGACACTGGGCATCGGACGGTATGACAAGCCCTATCAGACGGAACTGCCGAAGCTGCAAACCAAAGATAAACTGCCTGAGGTTTTCAAGCATCCCGAAGGAGCCGCCCACAAGGCCATACGTCAGGCACTCGGCAAAGCCCGCTTCGACTTTATCCAAAGCCGGGCAAATGCCGGGAAACTGATTCTCGGTGAAGACACCTACGGGTCGAAAGGCGAGCATTACTTCTGGCCCAAGCAGTATTCCAGTGCCAAGACCGCACAAAAGCGGATTGACAAACTCACCGAAGCGGGTATGCGATGCCGGATGACCGGTTATAACGGAGGATGTATCGAATTTCTCGGTTATACCCCCGAAACGGAAGCAAGGCTGGAACAGGAACGTCAGGAATATATTGTAGCACATCGGCAATGGAAGGCAAAACAACAGCCTTTGGCAGTATAA
- a CDS encoding glutamine--tRNA ligase/YqeY domain fusion protein has translation MDKNHLVEEEGEGKSLNFIEQIIEEELAEGKNGGRVHTRFPPEPNGYLHIGHATSICLNFGLATEYQGKCNLRFDDTNPSKEDVEYIDSIQQDIQWLGFQWEGEPHFASDYFQQLYDWAEKLILEGKAYVDDQPAEVISAQRMTPTEPGVNSPYRDRTPEENLDLFRRMKNGEFQAGEKVLRAKIDMASSNMLMRDPIMYRIMHVAHHRTGDKWCIYPMYDFTHGQSDYLEGITHSICTLEFEVHRPLYNWFLDQLIDTEYRPRQIEFARRNLSYTVMSKRRLLELVQKGIVAGWDDPRMPTITGLRRAGYTPESIRNFAEKVGVARREIVVDMALLEFCVREHLNKIAPRVMAVLNPVRVVIDNYPEGQTETVEIENNPEDETAGTRMVPFSRELYIERDDFMEDAPKKFFRMTLGNEVRLKGAYIVKCESVEKDAEGNITTIHCTYDADTRSGTGSASNRKVKGTLHWVSAPDAIEAEVRLYDRLFKDPDPAGHKDVDFKEFLNENSLKVLTGCKLEPSLKEAKEGDRFQFQRLGYFCVDKDSKPGALVFNRTVGLKDTWAKQNN, from the coding sequence ATGGATAAAAATCATCTCGTGGAAGAAGAAGGTGAAGGTAAATCGTTAAACTTCATCGAACAGATTATTGAAGAGGAGTTGGCCGAGGGAAAGAACGGCGGTCGGGTACATACTCGTTTCCCGCCGGAACCGAACGGGTACTTGCATATCGGACATGCAACCTCTATATGCTTGAACTTCGGATTGGCAACCGAATACCAGGGAAAATGCAACCTCCGTTTTGATGACACAAATCCTTCAAAAGAGGATGTCGAATATATTGATTCCATACAACAAGATATTCAATGGTTAGGTTTCCAATGGGAAGGAGAACCGCATTTTGCATCTGATTATTTTCAACAGTTATATGACTGGGCTGAAAAATTGATTCTGGAGGGAAAGGCTTACGTGGACGATCAGCCGGCAGAAGTGATCAGCGCTCAACGTATGACTCCCACGGAACCCGGAGTAAATAGTCCTTACCGGGATCGGACTCCGGAAGAGAATTTGGATTTATTCCGCCGGATGAAAAACGGTGAATTCCAAGCCGGAGAGAAAGTTTTGCGAGCAAAAATAGATATGGCATCTTCTAATATGTTGATGCGTGACCCGATCATGTACCGTATCATGCACGTGGCTCATCACAGAACCGGGGATAAATGGTGTATTTACCCGATGTATGATTTCACGCATGGTCAGAGCGATTATCTGGAAGGTATTACACATTCGATATGTACATTGGAATTCGAGGTTCACCGTCCTTTGTATAACTGGTTTCTGGATCAGTTGATTGACACGGAGTATCGTCCCCGGCAGATTGAGTTTGCCCGTCGTAACTTGAGTTACACGGTGATGAGTAAACGTCGTTTGCTGGAACTCGTTCAGAAGGGAATTGTGGCTGGTTGGGATGATCCCCGTATGCCGACGATTACCGGGTTGAGACGTGCCGGATATACCCCTGAATCTATCCGTAATTTTGCGGAAAAGGTGGGTGTTGCCCGTCGGGAGATCGTGGTGGATATGGCTTTATTGGAGTTCTGTGTCCGGGAGCATTTGAACAAGATCGCTCCCCGCGTGATGGCCGTGTTGAATCCGGTTCGGGTGGTGATTGACAATTACCCGGAAGGACAGACGGAGACCGTGGAGATCGAGAATAATCCGGAGGACGAAACAGCCGGAACGAGAATGGTTCCTTTCTCTCGTGAACTATATATCGAACGGGATGATTTCATGGAGGATGCTCCGAAGAAATTTTTCCGGATGACTTTGGGTAACGAGGTTCGCTTGAAAGGGGCTTATATCGTGAAGTGTGAGAGCGTGGAGAAGGATGCGGAGGGAAATATCACGACAATTCATTGTACGTATGATGCGGATACCCGTAGCGGTACCGGATCGGCAAGTAACCGGAAGGTGAAAGGTACTTTGCATTGGGTGTCAGCCCCGGATGCTATCGAGGCGGAAGTACGTTTGTACGATCGATTGTTTAAAGATCCGGACCCTGCCGGGCATAAAGATGTTGATTTCAAGGAATTCTTGAATGAAAACTCATTGAAAGTTTTGACGGGCTGTAAGTTGGAGCCGAGTTTGAAGGAGGCGAAAGAAGGTGACCGTTTCCAATTCCAACGTCTGGGATATTTCTGCGTGGATAAAGATTCCAAGCCGGGAGCGCTGGTGTTTAACCGGACTGTTGGTTTGAAGGATACGTGGGCAAAACAAAATAATTAA
- a CDS encoding putative porin, producing MKNIFYTIVCCLISLTSLAQSDFGYENPDGRDPREEGMQRDSTKEQRYVPHHRLTWKWVHDGVYKEFYQIDTLQDGLQNTNLIFKHSVSNTYLGNFPAPYVSDIYILRPRGEDFLPQDRLRDYFFKPEDALDYNTTTPFTQLSYFNGGGRGKTEDWLDVWHIQNIRPYWNAGFRYNLISSDGAYSYQKSKTYNFSFFSSYEKDRMAVSMFINQNMAHITENGGIENLADIRDTSLDPKVVGTRLAMEPKNNLMNFNFKALAQYNIGNPKEIITQKDSATIDTTITYPMKFALALKAEDNRYSFKEESVEEGFFSDTTYISKQGNSDMIKNRKYEIDAKFILNEHPKYKYLPGVYAGLKFKYLSYDQRVSLDTINNRGTSKYTGTYLTAGTFNMDSTTMFNFDIWGSFCLAGDYSADYSLEGQIIQYLNKGRNSSVTVHALLETQTPNHYYLQYQGNHNQWENSFDKIHAYNLRGHYTNKRLRTEVGVALNNTKNYIYFDTTAMPRQYDGDLMVFTAWAKQIFRLGHFYFDQKVYYQVTNKEKILPLPQVALHSHNYYQNRFFKQALGFQIGIDLFYNTSFYANAYDPAIMQFYNQEIEKTGNYPKMDVFVTLNIKRADLFVKYEHFNEFFGSRDYFSAYTYPINPAKVKFGIRWNFFD from the coding sequence ATGAAAAATATATTTTATACCATAGTATGCTGTCTGATTTCACTCACGTCGCTAGCCCAGAGTGATTTTGGTTACGAAAACCCCGATGGAAGGGATCCCCGGGAAGAAGGAATGCAACGTGATTCCACGAAAGAACAACGTTACGTTCCGCATCATCGTTTAACTTGGAAATGGGTACACGACGGTGTGTATAAAGAATTTTACCAAATTGACACTCTCCAAGACGGGTTACAAAACACGAACTTGATATTCAAACACAGTGTTTCCAATACATACCTGGGAAACTTCCCGGCACCTTACGTATCAGACATTTACATCCTGCGTCCCCGAGGAGAAGATTTCTTACCGCAAGATCGGCTAAGAGATTATTTCTTTAAACCGGAAGACGCGTTAGATTACAACACTACCACGCCTTTCACGCAATTAAGTTATTTCAACGGCGGGGGCCGGGGAAAAACAGAGGACTGGCTGGACGTGTGGCACATCCAGAACATACGCCCCTATTGGAATGCCGGATTCCGGTATAACCTCATTTCATCGGATGGTGCCTATTCTTATCAAAAATCCAAAACTTACAATTTTTCTTTTTTCAGTTCATACGAAAAAGACCGGATGGCAGTATCCATGTTCATAAACCAGAATATGGCACACATCACCGAGAATGGTGGTATCGAAAACCTAGCCGATATTCGGGATACCTCGCTTGATCCCAAAGTTGTCGGCACACGGCTTGCCATGGAGCCAAAGAACAACCTCATGAATTTCAATTTCAAGGCTCTAGCGCAATATAATATCGGTAATCCCAAAGAAATCATCACGCAAAAAGATAGTGCCACGATAGACACCACGATCACCTATCCCATGAAATTTGCCTTGGCCCTCAAAGCAGAGGATAATCGTTACTCGTTCAAAGAAGAAAGTGTCGAAGAAGGATTTTTCTCTGATACCACCTACATTAGTAAACAGGGAAATTCCGACATGATCAAAAACCGGAAATATGAAATCGATGCCAAATTCATTTTGAATGAACATCCCAAATATAAATATTTACCGGGCGTGTATGCCGGACTTAAATTCAAATACCTGAGTTACGATCAACGGGTCTCGCTGGACACAATTAATAACAGGGGAACCAGCAAATACACCGGGACATACCTGACAGCAGGAACCTTTAACATGGACAGTACCACCATGTTTAATTTCGACATCTGGGGGAGTTTCTGCCTAGCCGGAGATTATTCTGCCGACTATTCATTAGAAGGACAAATTATCCAGTACTTGAATAAAGGAAGAAATTCCTCCGTCACCGTCCATGCCTTGCTGGAAACGCAAACCCCGAATCACTACTATCTCCAATACCAAGGGAACCACAATCAATGGGAGAATAGTTTTGACAAGATACACGCCTACAATTTACGAGGGCATTACACGAATAAACGCCTTCGGACAGAAGTCGGGGTGGCCCTCAACAACACAAAGAACTATATTTATTTCGACACAACCGCTATGCCCCGTCAATATGATGGAGACCTTATGGTATTCACGGCATGGGCAAAACAAATATTCCGACTGGGACATTTCTACTTCGACCAGAAAGTGTATTACCAAGTGACCAACAAGGAAAAGATACTACCATTACCCCAAGTAGCACTTCACTCGCACAATTACTACCAGAACCGCTTTTTTAAACAAGCTTTGGGTTTCCAGATCGGTATCGACTTGTTCTACAACACCTCGTTCTATGCAAATGCGTACGACCCGGCAATCATGCAGTTCTACAACCAGGAAATCGAGAAAACCGGAAACTATCCGAAAATGGATGTATTCGTCACGTTAAATATAAAACGAGCCGACTTATTTGTTAAATACGAACACTTTAACGAGTTCTTTGGCAGCAGGGATTATTTCTCGGCATACACCTATCCAATCAACCCGGCAAAGGTGAAATTCGGTATCCGGTGGAACTTTTTTGACTAA
- a CDS encoding DUF4313 domain-containing protein produces the protein MNTSFEIIRSAGTDHLCYRVKNDTFVAVHNQMLSFTEMEDEFEIVPTDKSYRDKLYIYQGQAVRLVPQIYRNGWLALCLELADTEEPYTILTVNLEETDAIGLPDKAFIDINNNPDAMEFLVLNNLATDTGYRRGSGWVEYPMVHVNLPLVFQHCPESFNRINIYA, from the coding sequence ATGAACACTTCATTTGAAATCATCCGTTCGGCAGGAACGGACCACCTGTGCTACCGGGTGAAGAACGATACATTCGTGGCAGTCCATAACCAGATGCTTTCTTTCACGGAAATGGAAGACGAATTTGAAATCGTTCCGACTGACAAATCCTATCGGGATAAGCTCTACATCTATCAGGGGCAGGCTGTACGGCTGGTTCCGCAAATCTATCGCAACGGCTGGCTCGCCCTCTGTCTGGAACTGGCCGATACGGAAGAGCCTTACACAATTCTGACGGTCAATCTGGAAGAGACGGATGCCATCGGACTGCCCGACAAGGCTTTCATCGACATCAACAACAATCCCGACGCGATGGAGTTTCTGGTTTTGAATAACCTCGCTACCGATACCGGCTACCGGAGAGGCAGCGGCTGGGTGGAGTACCCGATGGTACACGTCAATCTGCCGCTTGTCTTCCAGCATTGTCCGGAATCGTTCAATCGCATCAATATCTACGCGTAA
- a CDS encoding transglycosylase SLT domain-containing protein, whose amino-acid sequence MYIIKTITYTLLFLSCFASCKTKQEELPLVIPEPGTLEKIEQRGVLNVCSYYNTTDYYVYKGIPKGFHYELVKDFADYLGVKLNIEINTNIDESIQKLNEGQYDLIAMSLSVTDSRKEDVQFSLPLFTTSQVLVQHTSDTLLQSVDDLKGKEIFLQEGTSFTRFLQHLNDSLQLNLKITELEDVTFEDILLKIENGEIPYTVIDKNIAQIASQYMKHIDYSLQLSAESPVAWAVTKKATLLDEEINTWLDAIKKSGKLNVLYNRYYKNSYITSLHNSKYYKLKNGVISSFDPIIKKEARTIGWDWRLLAAVIYQESGFDPEATSHLGAVGLMQVMPETSLQLGFEEYEEPKDNIHVGAYYLKYLENKFNKFDLDTLEQIKFTLAAYNAGLGHVLDAIRLAESYGKNPKVWDNNVDYFMLHKSQPEIYRDSVVRFGYCDGKQTFNFVNNIMENYTHYKNTIKK is encoded by the coding sequence ATGTATATAATAAAAACTATTACGTACACGCTGTTGTTCTTATCCTGTTTCGCCTCGTGCAAAACAAAACAAGAAGAACTACCGCTAGTCATACCAGAACCCGGAACGTTGGAAAAAATAGAGCAACGCGGGGTATTAAATGTATGTAGCTATTACAACACGACAGACTACTACGTGTATAAAGGTATTCCCAAAGGATTTCACTACGAATTGGTAAAAGATTTCGCCGATTATCTGGGAGTGAAGCTAAATATCGAAATAAACACGAATATTGACGAAAGTATTCAAAAACTGAATGAAGGCCAATATGACTTGATCGCCATGAGCCTCTCTGTCACGGATTCCCGAAAAGAAGACGTGCAATTCAGCCTCCCCCTATTCACCACCAGCCAAGTACTCGTTCAACACACGTCGGACACGCTTCTCCAATCGGTAGATGACCTCAAGGGTAAAGAAATATTTTTACAGGAAGGCACCTCTTTCACCCGATTCCTGCAACACTTAAACGATTCCTTACAATTAAATCTGAAAATCACCGAACTAGAAGATGTCACGTTCGAAGACATTTTACTAAAAATAGAAAACGGGGAAATTCCCTACACGGTCATCGATAAAAATATTGCCCAGATCGCCTCCCAGTACATGAAACATATTGATTACTCTCTTCAGCTATCCGCCGAGAGCCCTGTGGCTTGGGCCGTCACGAAAAAAGCTACTCTATTGGATGAAGAAATCAATACTTGGCTGGACGCCATTAAAAAGAGCGGAAAACTAAATGTCCTGTATAACCGTTATTACAAAAACAGTTACATCACGTCATTACACAACTCCAAATACTACAAACTGAAAAATGGAGTTATCTCCAGCTTTGACCCAATCATCAAAAAAGAGGCTCGGACAATCGGTTGGGATTGGCGCCTATTGGCAGCCGTTATCTACCAAGAATCCGGTTTCGACCCGGAAGCCACTTCCCACCTTGGGGCTGTCGGTCTGATGCAAGTTATGCCGGAAACCTCCCTGCAACTCGGATTCGAAGAATACGAAGAACCTAAAGACAACATTCATGTCGGGGCTTACTATCTAAAATACCTGGAAAACAAGTTCAACAAATTCGACCTCGACACGCTGGAACAAATTAAGTTCACTTTGGCTGCCTATAATGCAGGTCTGGGACACGTACTCGATGCAATCCGCTTAGCCGAATCATACGGAAAAAACCCAAAAGTCTGGGATAACAACGTGGATTATTTCATGCTCCATAAATCCCAACCGGAAATATACCGGGATTCTGTTGTCCGTTTCGGCTATTGCGACGGGAAACAAACATTTAATTTCGTCAACAACATCATGGAAAACTATACCCATTATAAAAACACAATAAAAAAATAA
- a CDS encoding N-6 DNA methylase, with protein MYAIIPQQIPQDKRAEVNEKILFAINSGKDLIPAESIYNCYTGVGGLHNLRQSDFASYHEYARAKKEFELGQFFTPHEICREMVDVLSPTSSEMVLDMCCGMGNFFNHLPNRHNTYGFDIDGKAVAVARYLYPDAHIEKCDIQQYRPEQRFDIIIGNPPFNLKFDFRLSQEYYMDKAYDLLNPAGILMIVVPSSFMQSEFWEKRRITGINDKFSFVGQCGLAPHAFTSVGVDNFNTKVMVFLRHSRHIGMQPYNADEFVTMEELKERVMQARDMKHRLRFDLMRETNRIDKEELEQFEYKLSKYMYELKAHASLNRHIDKATALVTKFRNQKPPENATNEQVKEWERKKLTTAKVLAVIRKYITTQNVVPRKEIALVKTSYGFKLKAYAPRLLDKVEHKAAGINSLILERTALPEPEFLTEANIRQLQAARKFIARKQRQYDIQNREFPDMQPDHKLAEYLDNATFVNKDYETCQFTHLQKHDLNLVLQKRYALLNWQQGSGKTAAAYHRAKYLLKFRKVRNVVILAPAIAINMTWDAFLKTNKERYRVIRTSKDLEDVPEGIFLIVSTSMLGKLKRSLARFIKLRSRKLCLIFDESDEITNPNSQRTKYVLCLFRRLKYKLLDTGTTTRNNISELYSQFELLYNNSVNMICRCDRIYRENKEREIESESNPYYGEPFPAFRGHVLFKACHCPGKASVFGIEKQNQDVYNKDELFSLIARTIITRKFKDFAGEKYKVRMHTVTPSDGEHEVYRVIIEEFCRICELYYNSTGDTRKEAGLRLMRQIKLLIKACSVPHLIEGYSGDPYPGKTRYIHKLVRKIPGKVAIGCTSIAAFDLYRRYFEEHFPERPLFIVRGDISFRKRQEIVSRFDATINGVLICTQQSLSSSVNIPSCNDVILESLQWNIPRMEQYYFRFIRLDSRDTKNVHFITYEDSVEQNLMALVLTKERLNEFIKSGEVKEQSEIFDEFDITMSVIDSLLIRTQDSEGKIHISWGSQRIAN; from the coding sequence ATGTATGCAATCATTCCCCAACAGATACCGCAAGACAAGCGGGCTGAAGTCAACGAGAAGATCCTGTTTGCCATAAACTCCGGCAAGGACCTGATTCCCGCGGAGAGCATCTACAACTGCTATACCGGCGTCGGCGGGCTGCATAACCTCAGGCAATCAGACTTTGCCAGCTATCACGAGTATGCCCGGGCCAAGAAAGAGTTCGAGCTGGGACAGTTCTTCACCCCTCACGAGATATGCCGGGAGATGGTCGATGTATTGTCGCCAACTTCCTCGGAAATGGTTCTTGATATGTGCTGCGGCATGGGCAACTTCTTCAACCACCTGCCCAACCGGCACAACACCTACGGTTTCGATATCGATGGCAAGGCTGTCGCCGTTGCACGGTATCTCTATCCGGACGCACATATCGAGAAGTGCGACATACAGCAATACCGTCCGGAGCAACGTTTCGACATCATCATCGGCAACCCGCCGTTCAACCTGAAGTTCGACTTCCGGCTGTCACAGGAGTATTACATGGATAAGGCCTATGACCTGCTCAATCCGGCGGGCATCCTGATGATTGTCGTCCCGTCTTCGTTCATGCAGAGCGAGTTCTGGGAGAAACGCAGGATAACGGGCATCAACGATAAGTTTTCCTTTGTCGGGCAATGCGGGCTCGCACCCCATGCTTTCACATCGGTCGGCGTGGATAACTTCAACACGAAGGTCATGGTATTCCTGCGGCATTCCCGGCATATAGGGATGCAGCCCTACAATGCCGACGAGTTTGTCACGATGGAGGAACTGAAAGAGCGCGTCATGCAAGCCCGTGATATGAAGCATCGTTTGCGTTTTGACCTGATGCGTGAAACCAACCGGATAGACAAGGAAGAGCTGGAGCAGTTCGAGTACAAGCTCTCCAAGTATATGTACGAGTTGAAAGCCCACGCAAGTCTGAACAGGCATATCGACAAGGCGACGGCTCTTGTCACGAAATTCCGTAACCAGAAGCCACCCGAAAATGCCACCAACGAGCAGGTCAAGGAGTGGGAACGCAAGAAGCTGACGACTGCCAAAGTGCTTGCCGTCATCCGCAAGTACATCACAACACAGAATGTCGTGCCCCGGAAGGAAATCGCGCTGGTCAAGACCTCCTACGGTTTCAAACTGAAAGCCTATGCGCCACGTCTGCTGGATAAGGTGGAACACAAGGCGGCCGGCATCAACAGCCTGATACTGGAGCGGACAGCATTGCCGGAACCGGAATTTCTTACCGAAGCCAATATCAGACAACTGCAAGCCGCCCGCAAATTCATCGCACGTAAACAGCGGCAGTATGACATACAGAACCGGGAATTTCCCGATATGCAGCCCGACCACAAACTGGCGGAGTATCTGGACAACGCGACATTCGTCAATAAGGACTACGAAACCTGCCAATTCACCCACCTGCAAAAACATGACCTCAATCTTGTCCTGCAAAAGAGGTACGCCCTTCTTAACTGGCAACAAGGTTCCGGCAAGACCGCCGCCGCGTACCACCGGGCCAAATACCTGCTTAAATTCCGCAAAGTGCGCAATGTAGTCATACTGGCTCCTGCCATCGCCATCAACATGACCTGGGACGCTTTCCTGAAAACCAATAAGGAACGATACCGTGTGATCCGTACCTCCAAAGACCTCGAAGATGTGCCGGAGGGCATCTTCCTGATTGTTTCCACCTCCATGCTCGGCAAACTGAAACGGAGTCTTGCCCGGTTCATAAAGCTCCGCAGCCGTAAGCTGTGCCTTATATTCGACGAGTCGGACGAAATCACCAACCCCAACTCACAACGGACGAAATATGTCCTCTGCCTCTTCCGCAGGCTGAAATACAAGCTGCTCGACACGGGAACCACTACACGCAACAACATATCGGAACTGTACAGCCAATTCGAGTTGCTGTATAACAACTCCGTGAACATGATATGCCGGTGTGACCGCATCTACCGCGAGAACAAGGAGCGTGAAATAGAATCGGAAAGCAATCCTTATTATGGAGAACCATTTCCTGCCTTTCGGGGACATGTGCTGTTCAAGGCCTGCCACTGCCCCGGCAAGGCGTCCGTGTTCGGTATCGAGAAGCAGAACCAGGATGTGTATAACAAGGACGAATTGTTCTCGCTTATTGCCAGGACAATCATCACGCGCAAGTTCAAGGACTTCGCCGGCGAGAAATACAAGGTCAGGATGCACACCGTTACCCCGTCGGACGGCGAACACGAGGTGTACCGTGTCATCATCGAGGAGTTCTGCCGTATCTGCGAACTTTATTATAACAGCACCGGCGACACCCGCAAGGAAGCCGGTCTGCGGCTGATGCGCCAAATCAAGCTGCTGATAAAAGCCTGCTCGGTCCCGCATCTGATAGAGGGTTATTCGGGAGACCCCTATCCGGGCAAGACGAGATACATACATAAACTGGTCAGGAAAATTCCGGGCAAGGTAGCCATCGGCTGCACCTCCATCGCCGCTTTCGACCTCTACCGCCGATACTTTGAGGAACATTTCCCCGAACGGCCGCTATTCATTGTCCGGGGGGACATATCGTTCAGAAAACGGCAGGAAATCGTGAGCCGTTTCGATGCCACGATAAACGGCGTGCTGATATGCACCCAGCAGAGCCTGAGCAGTTCCGTAAACATCCCTTCCTGCAACGATGTCATTCTCGAATCGCTCCAATGGAACATACCGCGTATGGAGCAATACTACTTCCGTTTCATACGGCTGGATTCCCGTGACACGAAGAACGTGCATTTCATCACTTACGAGGATTCCGTGGAACAGAACCTCATGGCACTGGTGCTGACCAAGGAGCGGCTGAACGAGTTCATCAAGAGCGGCGAGGTCAAGGAACAGTCCGAAATATTCGACGAGTTCGACATTACGATGTCCGTTATAGACAGCCTGCTCATACGCACGCAGGACAGCGAGGGCAAGATACATATCAGCTGGGGCAGTCAACGCATAGCAAACTGA